The proteins below come from a single Dryobates pubescens isolate bDryPub1 chromosome 16, bDryPub1.pri, whole genome shotgun sequence genomic window:
- the CAMLG gene encoding guided entry of tail-anchored proteins factor CAMLG, with protein MENGDGVGANSAPSGLPAGLSASQRRAELRRRKLLMNSEERINRIMGFHRPAAGKGDESHTESKLPLEQEKSNSLPIPSVSKRIVLGDSVCPGAGAAEHAGGVLDLRGEKDLFGKAPELGSEGPGELRPRGRGDLPSEAAPRPPRHGLEQYLSRFDEALKLRNQLMHEKPSQENGNAAEEFDSFRVFRLVGCALLAVAVRAFVCKYLSIFAPFLTLQLAYMGLSKYFPKCEKKVKTTVLTAALLLSGIPAEVISRSMDTYSKMGDVFTDLCVYFFTFIFCHELVLVFGSEAP; from the exons ATGGAGAACGGCGACGGCGTGGGGGCGAACTCTGCCCCCTCGGGGCTCCCCGCCGGGCTCTCGGCCTCCCAGCGCCGAGCCGAGCTGCGGCGGAGGAAGCTCCTGATGAACTCGGAGGAGCGAATCAATCGCATCATGGGCTTCCACCGCCCCGCGGCGGGCAAGG gtgatGAAAGTCACACGGAATCCAAGCTGCCGCTGGAACAGGAGAAATCGAactcccttcccatcccttctGTTTCCAAGCGAATTGTGCTCGGGGATTCTGTCTGCCCCGGGGCAGGCGCAGCCGAGCACGCCGGGGGCGTGCTGGACCTCAGAGGGGAGAAGGACTTGTTCGGTAAAGCCCCGGAGCTGGGCAGCGAGGGGCCGGGCGAGCTCCGGCCCCGCGGCAGGGGGGACCTGCCGTCTGAGGCGGCCCCGCGGCCCCCTAGGCACGGCTTGGAGCAGTACTTGTCCAGGTTCGATGAAGCCCTGAAGCTGAGGAACCAGCTGATGCACGAGAAGCCGAGCCAGGAGAACGGGAACGCTGCAGAGGAGTTCGACTCGTTCCGCGTTTTCCGGCTGGTGGGATGCGCCCTGCTGGCCGTCGCCGTCAGGGCGTTCGTCTGCAAGTACCTG tCAATATTTGCACCCTTTCTTACTCTACAACTTGCTTACATGGGGCTCTCCAAGTACTTTCCAAAG TGTGAGAAGAAGGTGAAAACCACCGTGctgactgctgctctgctgctgtctgggaTCCCTGCAGAGGTGATCAGTCGCTCCATGGACACCTACAGCAAAATGGGAGACGTTTTCACAGACCTCTGTGTCTACTTCTTCACCTTCATCTTTTGCCATGAACTGGTTCTGGTTTTTGGTTCTGAAGCACCCTGA